CCAGTAATCATAAAGATAGTACAAGCAACGTGACTAGTGCCAacggtgttgttgctgctgcgaagGGAGGTAGTGCGGCGTTGGTAAACGGCAAAGGAAGCAAGGCTTCGAAcggaaagcagcagcaacgaaacGGTGCTAACAACGCCCCAGAAGCTCACGAGCATGCGATTGTGAACGGTAACAGCAAGGAGGCACAGAACAATAGCAAAAacctgaagcagcagcagcgcgaacGCGAACGAGAACAGCGAGAGCAGCAATCCCTGCTCAAGGGTAGCAGTGATAgcggcgagcagcagcaactgcagcagcagcagcagaaacagcagcaaccaccACAGAGCAAAAAGCGAGAAGCTAACGGCACCAGCAATGGCCCCACGGCGACCAGCATTAGCAATGGGAACGCAAATGGAAACGGCCATATTATCAATAATGATctggacgatgacgatgacgagcTGGACTTTGAGGATCTGGACAATGACGCACTGTCGTCGGACAATGATGGCAAAACGGATTCGCCTTCGTTAAGGTATGTCGTCCTGGGGTGGATCACGATGCGAGGGCTTGTGGATATGAGAAAACGAAATTTATATTATGTCTTACGTGTGTGTTAAttaatgtttttcttctattttttttgcaGTAGTTCGGCTTCCTCCCGGAACGGAGTGGACAGTGAGACGGCTAGTGGTAAGAGCACCCCCGGTGCGTTTGTCGATACGCTTAACAATGGTGACAGCAATGTGATAGACGCTGGTGCATCCGTTGGTGACGCTGTCGCCAGTAAGACCGACGCATGTGAAACGAATGCCATACCAGCCGCCACCGATGGGGACGCCGCGGATTCGAACCGCAGCTCCTCGTCGCCATCGTCGAGCTCGTCGATGGGCGATGAAAAGGCGGACAGCGAAAGTACTGCCCCGGTCGCCTCCTCATCCTCGACTACAACCTCGTTGTACGGTGGGCTGGACGATGGTACGGACACCACCGCGGCCGTGATCAGTGCGACGATGGGCAAACTGTCCGTCACTGACACGACCGCCAGCAACGGTGGTATCATGAATCACAAGTTTGCCAACGAACTGATCGACCTGAGCGCGCGCTACGGTAAGCTGGAAAGCATACTGGACGACAATAGCAGCTTCTTCTCGTACAACACGTTCGATCCGTACGGCAAGCCGAGTGCGGCTGGCAGCACGGACCTGGGCGTGGACAGTGGTAGCGGTAATCAGAGCGTTGGTTTGACCTCTTCGCAACTTCCCGATCTCTTGAGCGGTACAAACGACACAAACGAACAGCACGCAAAggagctgttgaaaaacatggGAAatcttcagcagcagcagcagcagcatcagcaacaccaccagcttcagcagcatcagcatcagcagcacctTCTGCAGCAAGTCGCCcgcttccagcagcagctctcTGCCGGGCTTATCGGCAACGGTGATAGTAGCATGATTGGCGGTGCGAGCGATGAGCTCGACCCAGCCCTCACCAAATGCTTACTGCGGCAGAAGTACATGGTGGAGGATCAGCAGGAGGAGTGGCTTCgtctgcaccagcagcaacagcagcagcaacagcaacagcaactgcagcagcaacagcaacaggaGCAACAGAAACGCAACCACCTGAACAATGGACTGAATGGACTACCGCCATTCCATAATTTTAACGGTAAGGAAACGATTTCAAGCGATGATGCCTGTCATGCGGGCTGTATTTAATTTATGTGATGTAATATTCTTCTCTATCTTTGTATTTGTTGATGCAGAATTTGGTACGAATGATTTCTGGCACAAAACATATGCTATGCGAAACAACTTCCTaagccagcagcaacagcagcaacagcagcagcaacaacaccagcaacagcaaaggcTACACACAGACATGAGCCAGATGTACGGAAATGCAAATATGTCCAAGTTGAACAAGTTCTTCGACTTCCACAaaaaccagcaacaacagcagcagcagcagcagtttttACTCAATGGACAAAATTCACTCCCGCAGCAGACGCTTGACATGAACTTGCTAGCGCTGGAAAACAGCCGTTTGAACAACCATTTCCTTGATCAACACAACGAAAGTAAGTGCTTAGCGCGTCGATCGGTGCAACACAGTTACGTTGACGATAGAGTTTGTCTATTTGCAGATTTGCTAAGCTCCCAGCAGCTACACAAGCAGCGGCTGCTCAACCTTGGCGCTCACAATCCGCTCCTGAACGGTGGAGATCGTTCCATGCCGCAGCACAAGGCATCtgtagcggcagcagcagcagctgctgcttcgCAGTCGCAACAGTCGGGCAGCAGAACCCAATCGCAGCCGCAGTCACAGTATCCCCAAAACCCGACCGCCGACGATGACCTTGGGTTCGATCCGTTCCTGGAAACCCAGAAGGCACTGGCCGAGCTGATGAACGATGAAATGAATCAGCAACAGCTGCCTCAGAGCGGCTCGAACCACAGTAAGGTGCTAGAGAatgttcagcagcagcagcagcagcaacagcagcaacaacagcaacaacagcagcagcaacaccagcaacagcatcaacaacagcaacgtaCCCGCATGCCACCGCCTGGCTTCAACCACATGAACGCTTTCGGCTTTGGTGTACCACGGGCACAAGGTATGTGAGAAGCACGTGTTTTCTCTGCACACGTGGGAATAGTGTTACTAATAATCGCTACGGTATCATTTGCAGGCAGCAAAATTCTACCCTTCATGAACGGTGGTATGCAAATGCCGAATggacagcagccgcagcagccacCGCAGAACGGCAACTGGAATCAGCAGGTGCAGCAACCCTTCCTA
This sequence is a window from Anopheles merus strain MAF chromosome 3R, AmerM5.1, whole genome shotgun sequence. Protein-coding genes within it:
- the LOC121597343 gene encoding myb-like protein Q isoform X1, coding for MMNNSSGDEQVECPLCMEPLEVDDLNFYPCTCGYQICRFCWHRIRTDENELCPACRKAYPENPADFTPLSQEQIAAFKAEKRQRDQQRRAKISENRKHLANVRVVQKNLVFVVGLPPRLADPEILKKHEYFGKYGKIHKVVINPSTTYAGVQGPSASAYVTYINNNDALRAIQSVNNIMIDGRLIKTSLGTTKYCSHFMKNQTCPKPDCMYLHELGDQEASFTKEEMHQGKHQEYEKRLHDAMQAQLGLTSAAGGHGSNGSGSAAATAATVASSGGGTATAAPTAGLVSSTAAAVVAASATTAAAAVAAGTTAAVNGNSAGNKENSNRSDRKHETKSRSKGGKNKQQQQQQQQQHNNKNSHDNSSNHKDSTSNVTSANGVVAAAKGGSAALVNGKGSKASNGKQQQRNGANNAPEAHEHAIVNGNSKEAQNNSKNLKQQQREREREQREQQSLLKGSSDSGEQQQLQQQQQKQQQPPQSKKREANGTSNGPTATSISNGNANGNGHIINNDLDDDDDELDFEDLDNDALSSDNDGKTDSPSLSSSASSRNGVDSETASGKSTPGAFVDTLNNGDSNVIDAGASVGDAVASKTDACETNAIPAATDGDAADSNRSSSSPSSSSSMGDEKADSESTAPVASSSSTTTSLYGGLDDGTDTTAAVISATMGKLSVTDTTASNGGIMNHKFANELIDLSARYGKLESILDDNSSFFSYNTFDPYGKPSAAGSTDLGVDSGSGNQSVGLTSSQLPDLLSGTNDTNEQHAKELLKNMGNLQQQQQQHQQHHQLQQHQHQQHLLQQVARFQQQLSAGLIGNGDSSMIGGASDELDPALTKCLLRQKYMVEDQQEEWLRLHQQQQQQQQQQQLQQQQQQEQQKRNHLNNGLNGLPPFHNFNEFGTNDFWHKTYAMRNNFLSQQQQQQQQQQQHQQQQRLHTDMSQMYGNANMSKLNKFFDFHKNQQQQQQQQQFLLNGQNSLPQQTLDMNLLALENSRLNNHFLDQHNENLLSSQQLHKQRLLNLGAHNPLLNGGDRSMPQHKASVAAAAAAAASQSQQSGSRTQSQPQSQYPQNPTADDDLGFDPFLETQKALAELMNDEMNQQQLPQSGSNHSKVLENVQQQQQQQQQQQQQQQQQQHQQQHQQQQRTRMPPPGFNHMNAFGFGVPRAQGSKILPFMNGGMQMPNGQQPQQPPQNGNWNQQVQQPFLGYQQNEHMAQPQNGLNKAAYGNNLTDWTSMDPAIVSYRQFSFMNGPNQPAGGDLFLNAQQQQQQQQQMNQQQNLQPGQGFGHHGLNLQSNLMGQQQQQQQQQQQANPQLNFSHVNIINNERNVFMYEVANCGFPNGFDKYSIPMPPGFQNNVPGNNKQKTECIN
- the LOC121597343 gene encoding myb-like protein Q isoform X3 codes for the protein MMNNSSGDEQVECPLCMEPLEVDDLNFYPCTCGYQICRFCWHRIRTDENELCPACRKAYPENPADFTPLSQEQIAAFKAEKRQRDQQRRAKISENRKHLANVRVVQKNLVFVVGLPPRLADPEILKKHEYFGKYGKIHKVVINPSTTYAGVQGPSASAYVTYINNNDALRAIQSVNNIMIDGRLIKTSLGTTKYCSHFMKNQTCPKPDCMYLHELGDQEASFTKEEMHQGKHQEYEKRLHDAMQAQLGLTSAAGGHGSNGSGSAAATAATVASSGGGTATAAPTAGLVSSTAAAVVAASATTAAAAVAAGTTAAVNGNSAGNKENSNRSDRKHETKSRSKGGKNKQQQQQQQQQHNNKNSHDNSSNHKDSTSNVTSANGVVAAAKGGSAALVNGKGSKASNGKQQQRNGANNAPEAHEHAIVNGNSKEAQNNSKNLKQQQREREREQREQQSLLKGSSDSGEQQQLQQQQQKQQQPPQSKKREANGTSNGPTATSISNGNANGNGHIINNDLDDDDDELDFEDLDNDALSSDNDGKTDSPSLSSASSRNGVDSETASGKSTPGAFVDTLNNGDSNVIDAGASVGDAVASKTDACETNAIPAATDGDAADSNRSSSSPSSSSSMGDEKADSESTAPVASSSSTTTSLYGGLDDGTDTTAAVISATMGKLSVTDTTASNGGIMNHKFANELIDLSARYGKLESILDDNSSFFSYNTFDPYGKPSAAGSTDLGVDSGSGNQSVGLTSSQLPDLLSGTNDTNEQHAKELLKNMGNLQQQQQQHQQHHQLQQHQHQQHLLQQVARFQQQLSAGLIGNGDSSMIGGASDELDPALTKCLLRQKYMVEDQQEEWLRLHQQQQQQQQQQQLQQQQQQEQQKRNHLNNGLNGLPPFHNFNEFGTNDFWHKTYAMRNNFLSQQQQQQQQQQQHQQQQRLHTDMSQMYGNANMSKLNKFFDFHKNQQQQQQQQQFLLNGQNSLPQQTLDMNLLALENSRLNNHFLDQHNENLLSSQQLHKQRLLNLGAHNPLLNGGDRSMPQHKASVAAAAAAAASQSQQSGSRTQSQPQSQYPQNPTADDDLGFDPFLETQKALAELMNDEMNQQQLPQSGSNHSKVLENVQQQQQQQQQQQQQQQQQQHQQQHQQQQRTRMPPPGFNHMNAFGFGVPRAQGSKILPFMNGGMQMPNGQQPQQPPQNGNWNQQVQQPFLGYQQNEHMAQPQNGLNKAAYGNNLTDWTSMDPAIVSYRQFSFMNGPNQPAGGDLFLNAQQQQQQQQQMNQQQNLQPGQGFGHHGLNLQSNLMGQQQQQQQQQQQANPQLNFSHVNIINNERNVFMYEVANCGFPNGFDKYSIPMPPGFQNNVPGNNKQKTECIN
- the LOC121597343 gene encoding myb-like protein Q isoform X2, with product MMNNSSGDEQVECPLCMEPLEVDDLNFYPCTCGYQICRFCWHRIRTDENELCPACRKAYPENPADFTPLSQEQIAAFKAEKRQRDQQRRAKISENRKHLANVRVVQKNLVFVVGLPPRLADPEILKKHEYFGKYGKIHKVVINPSTTYAGVQGPSASAYVTYINNNDALRAIQSVNNIMIDGRLIKTSLGTTKYCSHFMKNQTCPKPDCMYLHELGDQEASFTKEEMHQGKHQEYEKRLHDAMQAQLGLTSAAGGHGSNGSGSAAATAATVASSGGGTATAAPTAGLVSSTAAAVVAASATTAAAAVAAGTTAVNGNSAGNKENSNRSDRKHETKSRSKGGKNKQQQQQQQQQHNNKNSHDNSSNHKDSTSNVTSANGVVAAAKGGSAALVNGKGSKASNGKQQQRNGANNAPEAHEHAIVNGNSKEAQNNSKNLKQQQREREREQREQQSLLKGSSDSGEQQQLQQQQQKQQQPPQSKKREANGTSNGPTATSISNGNANGNGHIINNDLDDDDDELDFEDLDNDALSSDNDGKTDSPSLSSSASSRNGVDSETASGKSTPGAFVDTLNNGDSNVIDAGASVGDAVASKTDACETNAIPAATDGDAADSNRSSSSPSSSSSMGDEKADSESTAPVASSSSTTTSLYGGLDDGTDTTAAVISATMGKLSVTDTTASNGGIMNHKFANELIDLSARYGKLESILDDNSSFFSYNTFDPYGKPSAAGSTDLGVDSGSGNQSVGLTSSQLPDLLSGTNDTNEQHAKELLKNMGNLQQQQQQHQQHHQLQQHQHQQHLLQQVARFQQQLSAGLIGNGDSSMIGGASDELDPALTKCLLRQKYMVEDQQEEWLRLHQQQQQQQQQQQLQQQQQQEQQKRNHLNNGLNGLPPFHNFNEFGTNDFWHKTYAMRNNFLSQQQQQQQQQQQHQQQQRLHTDMSQMYGNANMSKLNKFFDFHKNQQQQQQQQQFLLNGQNSLPQQTLDMNLLALENSRLNNHFLDQHNENLLSSQQLHKQRLLNLGAHNPLLNGGDRSMPQHKASVAAAAAAAASQSQQSGSRTQSQPQSQYPQNPTADDDLGFDPFLETQKALAELMNDEMNQQQLPQSGSNHSKVLENVQQQQQQQQQQQQQQQQQQHQQQHQQQQRTRMPPPGFNHMNAFGFGVPRAQGSKILPFMNGGMQMPNGQQPQQPPQNGNWNQQVQQPFLGYQQNEHMAQPQNGLNKAAYGNNLTDWTSMDPAIVSYRQFSFMNGPNQPAGGDLFLNAQQQQQQQQQMNQQQNLQPGQGFGHHGLNLQSNLMGQQQQQQQQQQQANPQLNFSHVNIINNERNVFMYEVANCGFPNGFDKYSIPMPPGFQNNVPGNNKQKTECIN